Proteins found in one Bartonella krasnovii genomic segment:
- a CDS encoding crossover junction endodeoxyribonuclease RuvC translates to MSHTILCFDLGTKTGWAIRGADGGITSGTVDFKSRRFEGGGMRYLRFKQWLNEIKQAAGQIDAVYFEEVRRHVGTDAAHVYGGLLATLTAWCEHHQIPYEGIPVCTIKKATTGKGNASKEEMIEAMRAKGHAPCDDNEADALAILHLIKERELGYV, encoded by the coding sequence ATGTCTCATACAATACTTTGTTTTGATCTAGGTACGAAGACAGGATGGGCGATACGCGGTGCGGATGGTGGTATCACTAGTGGCACCGTTGATTTTAAATCACGCCGTTTTGAAGGCGGTGGGATGCGTTATTTACGCTTTAAACAATGGCTTAATGAAATAAAGCAGGCAGCAGGTCAAATTGACGCGGTGTATTTTGAAGAGGTGAGGCGTCATGTTGGTACAGACGCAGCGCATGTTTACGGTGGCTTGTTAGCAACGTTAACGGCGTGGTGTGAACATCATCAGATACCGTATGAGGGGATACCGGTTTGTACAATTAAGAAAGCGACAACGGGCAAGGGGAATGCGTCGAAAGAAGAGATGATAGAGGCAATGCGTGCAAAAGGACACGCGCCTTGTGATGATAATGAAGCGGATGCTTTGGCAATTTTACATTTAATTAAAGAAAGGGAATTGGGGTATGTCTAA
- a CDS encoding YdaU family protein → MSNGMPWIRFHLYDWISGTDGMTLEQRGAYMTLLVRMYDKKAPIKEDFETLSRACNCSQKKFATIVEYLMRNDKLIEIDGGLWNTRVEEELKDFADKKDHISQIRSEAGKKGAQAKNNTKQCVNDFAEANDKQNVFFAEANDKQNDFFAEAKSKQNVFFAEANDKQNQAIKNQNKNNIYKKNKTIVLSKKEIDFEDLETTDLDDEPTEVAAVESQPEQIETIAIKQPLIHEQESVPKKTKRSKDNRGCRLPADFKPNLQYAVDQGLTHDEALLEFERFKLHWQDNPNRNAKKSDWQKAWYKWITHPEYGFLAKKKEKLEREKQYAQQSTKHTEQQRGWSYRVAQHMSNIKNSDSVYKFLFEDDNRTPIPLENRTKAIECRSGESYLVG, encoded by the coding sequence ATGTCTAATGGGATGCCGTGGATACGATTTCATTTGTATGACTGGATAAGTGGTACAGATGGAATGACATTAGAGCAAAGAGGTGCTTATATGACACTTCTTGTTCGTATGTATGATAAAAAAGCACCAATTAAAGAAGATTTTGAAACGCTTTCACGTGCTTGCAATTGTTCGCAAAAAAAGTTCGCAACTATTGTCGAATATTTAATGAGGAACGATAAACTTATTGAGATAGATGGTGGGTTGTGGAACACGCGCGTTGAAGAAGAACTAAAAGATTTTGCTGATAAAAAGGATCACATATCGCAAATTCGTAGTGAAGCTGGCAAAAAAGGTGCACAAGCAAAAAACAATACAAAACAATGCGTTAATGATTTTGCTGAAGCAAACGACAAGCAAAACGTTTTTTTTGCTGAAGCAAACGACAAGCAAAATGATTTTTTTGCTGAAGCAAAAAGTAAGCAAAACGTTTTTTTTGCTGAAGCAAACGACAAGCAAAATCAAGCTATAAAGAACCAGAATAAGAATAATATATATAAAAAAAATAAAACTATCGTTTTATCAAAAAAAGAAATCGATTTTGAAGATTTAGAAACAACCGATTTGGATGACGAGCCAACAGAGGTTGCTGCTGTTGAAAGCCAACCAGAACAAATCGAAACGATAGCAATCAAACAACCTCTCATTCACGAGCAAGAAAGCGTTCCGAAAAAAACGAAACGTTCAAAAGATAATCGGGGGTGTCGATTGCCTGCCGATTTCAAACCTAATTTGCAATACGCTGTTGATCAAGGATTAACACATGATGAGGCGTTATTAGAATTCGAAAGATTTAAACTTCATTGGCAAGATAATCCAAATCGAAATGCTAAAAAAAGTGATTGGCAAAAGGCTTGGTACAAGTGGATTACACACCCAGAATATGGATTTTTAGCCAAGAAAAAGGAAAAATTAGAAAGGGAAAAACAATATGCACAACAAAGCACTAAACACACAGAACAGCAGCGTGGCTGGAGTTATCGAGTTGCACAGCATATGTCCAATATCAAAAATTCAGACAGTGTTTACAAATTTTTATTCGAGGATGACAACAGAACCCCCATTCCTTTGGAAAACAGGACAAAAGCCATTGAGTGCAGAAGTGGAGAGAGTTACCTCGTTGGTTGA
- a CDS encoding helix-turn-helix domain-containing protein, with protein MNKIEAKELRKRLNLTQDEMAALLGVNKSTVWRWEKYGVPSRGAVAYLLKSLCEQASPPITKICKRSGVDSACDGLQP; from the coding sequence ATGAATAAGATAGAAGCAAAAGAACTAAGAAAACGCCTTAATCTCACGCAGGACGAAATGGCGGCGTTATTAGGCGTCAACAAATCAACAGTATGGCGTTGGGAAAAGTATGGCGTTCCTTCAAGAGGAGCGGTTGCTTATCTTTTAAAATCATTATGCGAGCAAGCCAGTCCCCCAATTACGAAAATTTGCAAGAGAAGTGGCGTTGATAGCGCGTGCGACGGTTTGCAGCCTTAG
- the ssb gene encoding single-stranded DNA-binding protein, giving the protein MLNKVILIGYLGANPESKTMPSGGEVVNFRMATSESYTDKATNKKIDKTEWHSIVVFNPHLAKVALQYLKKGSKVYIEGRLQTRKWQDKNGVERYVTEVILPQYKGELQLLDSKNNNDQEPSAYDRSIYRPLDMPTDALNDDVPF; this is encoded by the coding sequence ATGTTAAATAAAGTGATTTTAATTGGTTATTTAGGTGCAAATCCAGAAAGCAAAACAATGCCTTCTGGTGGCGAGGTGGTCAATTTTCGAATGGCAACGTCTGAGAGCTATACAGACAAGGCAACCAATAAGAAAATAGACAAAACAGAATGGCATTCTATTGTTGTCTTTAATCCACATTTGGCAAAAGTGGCTCTTCAGTATCTTAAGAAGGGGAGCAAAGTCTATATAGAGGGGCGTTTACAAACCCGTAAATGGCAAGATAAAAACGGCGTGGAACGGTATGTGACAGAGGTCATATTGCCTCAATACAAAGGCGAATTACAGCTTTTAGACAGCAAAAATAATAATGATCAAGAGCCGTCTGCTTATGACAGAAGCATTTACAGACCTCTTGATATGCCTACAGACGCCTTAAATGATGATGTTCCTTTTTAA
- a CDS encoding XRE family transcriptional regulator, translated as MHDKITDQSSRLMKARLVRGFRSAKEAARYFGWNYSSYIQHEQGLRGLSRASKKYAKAFRISEGWLLTGEGEGPSFPISTIEQPIEEQIIDLLKKTSQTDKETILHLLSRLNNEEKK; from the coding sequence ATGCATGACAAAATAACAGACCAATCCTCTAGACTAATGAAAGCGCGTCTAGTACGTGGTTTTAGAAGTGCTAAAGAAGCTGCTAGGTATTTTGGATGGAACTATTCTAGTTATATACAACATGAACAAGGTCTTAGGGGGCTATCACGTGCATCTAAAAAATACGCAAAAGCATTTAGAATTAGTGAAGGATGGTTATTAACTGGAGAAGGAGAAGGTCCCTCCTTTCCAATATCTACAATAGAACAACCCATTGAAGAACAAATCATTGATCTGCTAAAGAAAACAAGTCAGACAGATAAAGAAACAATTCTTCACCTTTTAAGCCGCTTGAATAATGAAGAAAAAAAATGA
- the bet gene encoding phage recombination protein Bet codes for MTNPTFLTTIANKYGFSHDEFRKTIIKTCINQHFSDEEFAAFISVANTYGLNPLTKEIYALPKRGGGIIPVVSIDGWIKIIKSNPQFDGMTFQDQLDKDGNLIAIKCAIRLKGVKDPIEVTEYLSECLQEKSEPWKKYPARMLRHKATIQCARYAFGFSGIYEEDEAARINDTTPVQLVSYEMLEQIKGLIKETGTNEDNLLFYAKVENLTDLSCEKAQEVLGLLEKKKNIQRERALQYLPQQEQTDTPIQDDEYIHIQDIEYAPMSHEQQTAV; via the coding sequence ATGACCAATCCCACTTTTTTAACAACCATAGCAAATAAATATGGGTTCTCTCATGACGAGTTTCGAAAGACTATTATCAAAACTTGTATCAATCAGCACTTCTCTGATGAAGAATTCGCTGCTTTTATCTCTGTTGCTAACACTTATGGTCTTAATCCGCTAACAAAAGAAATATACGCACTCCCGAAGAGAGGCGGCGGCATTATACCTGTGGTCTCTATCGACGGGTGGATTAAGATCATTAAATCTAATCCTCAATTTGACGGCATGACATTTCAAGATCAACTCGATAAAGATGGCAATCTCATTGCTATCAAATGTGCTATACGTCTCAAAGGCGTTAAAGATCCTATCGAGGTCACCGAATATTTAAGTGAATGCTTACAAGAGAAAAGTGAACCTTGGAAAAAATATCCTGCTCGTATGTTACGCCATAAAGCTACCATACAATGTGCTCGCTATGCTTTCGGGTTTTCTGGCATTTATGAAGAAGACGAAGCAGCACGTATTAATGACACCACACCTGTACAACTTGTTTCTTATGAGATGCTTGAACAAATCAAAGGGTTAATTAAAGAAACTGGAACAAATGAAGATAATCTTCTCTTTTACGCAAAGGTAGAAAATCTAACAGATCTGTCTTGTGAAAAAGCACAAGAAGTTTTAGGGCTGTTGGAAAAAAAGAAAAATATTCAAAGAGAAAGAGCTCTACAATATCTCCCACAACAAGAGCAAACAGACACACCTATACAAGATGACGAATATATTCATATCCAAGATATTGAATATGCTCCAATGTCTCACGAACAACAAACGGCGGTGTGA
- a CDS encoding PBSX family phage terminase large subunit, with the protein MTTRQIKIVPKLIPLFAGDALVRAAWGGRGSGKTRSFALMAALKGYQFGMQGISGTILCARQFQNSLAESSLEEIKRAIEAHDFLKDYYKVGEASIKSNDGRIAFQFCGLDRNIASIKSMGRILLCWVDEAEPVTETAWQTLIPTLREEGEGWRAELWVTWNPLRDNAPVEKRFRFSDNEAIKRVEINWSDNPKFPKILNEARLDDLRYRPETYKHIWEGAYLTAVQGAYFQKEMLAAEQEGRIGRVARDPLMQIRAFWDIGGTGAKADATAIWIAQFIGREIRVLDYYEAQGQPLSEHIGWLRQNGYEKALMVLPHDGATRDRVHNVSFESALNDAGFETQVIPNQGAGAVKMRIEAVRRILPSVWFNEETTVAGRKALNWYHEKWDEKRNIGLGAEHDWSSHAADAFGLMCVGYEQPVQKHKREAYSGREAYESTSWMAE; encoded by the coding sequence ATGACGACAAGACAGATTAAGATTGTACCAAAGCTTATTCCACTTTTTGCAGGGGATGCTTTGGTCAGAGCGGCTTGGGGTGGACGAGGGTCTGGAAAGACAAGGTCCTTTGCCTTGATGGCTGCTTTAAAAGGCTATCAATTTGGCATGCAAGGAATATCGGGGACTATCCTTTGTGCGCGTCAGTTCCAAAATTCGCTCGCAGAAAGTTCATTGGAGGAGATTAAGCGTGCTATTGAAGCGCATGACTTTTTGAAGGACTATTATAAAGTTGGAGAGGCTTCGATTAAGTCAAATGATGGTCGTATAGCCTTTCAGTTTTGTGGACTAGACCGTAATATCGCCAGTATTAAATCGATGGGGCGGATATTGCTCTGTTGGGTTGATGAGGCAGAACCCGTCACAGAGACAGCTTGGCAGACACTTATACCGACGTTGCGTGAAGAGGGCGAGGGTTGGAGAGCAGAGTTATGGGTGACATGGAACCCATTACGTGATAATGCCCCCGTTGAGAAGCGCTTTCGTTTTTCAGATAATGAAGCGATTAAGCGTGTTGAGATCAATTGGTCAGACAATCCGAAGTTTCCCAAGATCTTGAATGAAGCACGGCTTGATGATTTGAGATACCGTCCAGAGACCTATAAGCATATATGGGAGGGGGCTTATCTTACAGCGGTTCAGGGTGCTTACTTTCAAAAGGAGATGTTGGCAGCCGAGCAGGAGGGGCGGATAGGGCGTGTTGCACGTGATCCTTTAATGCAGATACGCGCCTTTTGGGATATTGGGGGCACGGGCGCTAAGGCAGATGCAACGGCTATTTGGATAGCGCAATTTATTGGCAGAGAGATCAGAGTGCTTGATTATTACGAGGCACAAGGGCAGCCGTTGTCCGAGCATATCGGTTGGTTGCGTCAAAATGGTTATGAGAAGGCATTAATGGTTCTCCCCCATGATGGTGCGACCAGAGACCGTGTGCACAATGTGAGTTTTGAGAGTGCGTTAAATGATGCGGGTTTTGAAACGCAGGTCATTCCTAATCAAGGGGCGGGAGCTGTCAAGATGCGGATAGAGGCGGTGCGGCGTATTTTACCTTCAGTTTGGTTCAATGAAGAGACGACCGTAGCTGGACGTAAGGCACTGAACTGGTATCACGAGAAATGGGATGAGAAGCGCAATATAGGGTTAGGCGCCGAGCATGATTGGTCGAGTCATGCAGCCGATGCCTTTGGCTTAATGTGTGTGGGTTATGAACAGCCGGTGCAGAAACATAAGAGAGAAGCTTACAGCGGTAGAGAAGCTTATGAGAGCACGTCATGGATGGCAGAATGA